One bacterium genomic window carries:
- a CDS encoding CoA transferase encodes MRPLDGIRVVDLTRFLAGPYCTQELGDFGADVVKVEPIDGDHSRYQSLRQDLVGNSYFFAAANRNKRSITIDTRTEAGREIVQRLARGADVLVENFRPGVMERLGLGAEKLRRENPRLVYCRITGFGSTGPYSQRPGFDQVGQGMSGFMSITGQAATGPTRAGIALADLTCATTACRGILLALLARERTGQGQEVQVAIVNAMVALLTWSAGMYFETDTPPGVAGNHHPLSSPFGVYQAQDGPFNLCSGNEVMWKRLCDALGHPELLEDPRFRTNNDRVAHREELNPILNAAFQARTKAEWVAFLNERGIACGPIYNLAEVFRDPQILDQQMLVEMPHPIHGKVKLLGMPVKLSETPGAFRLPPPLLGEHTEEVLREVGYTDQRIEELRAAHVIGRPPQRSSRDVRKA; translated from the coding sequence ATGCGTCCGCTCGACGGTATCCGCGTGGTAGACCTGACTCGGTTTCTCGCCGGGCCGTACTGTACCCAGGAGCTCGGGGACTTCGGCGCCGATGTCGTGAAGGTCGAACCCATCGACGGGGACCATTCTCGCTATCAGAGCCTCCGCCAGGATCTGGTCGGCAACAGCTACTTCTTTGCGGCGGCGAACCGCAACAAGCGCAGCATCACGATCGACACTCGAACCGAGGCCGGCAGGGAAATCGTCCAACGCCTGGCGCGTGGTGCGGACGTGTTGGTGGAGAACTTCCGCCCCGGGGTGATGGAGCGACTCGGGTTGGGGGCAGAGAAGTTGCGGCGCGAAAATCCGCGATTGGTCTACTGCCGGATCACCGGGTTTGGGAGTACCGGGCCCTACAGTCAGCGTCCCGGCTTCGATCAGGTCGGGCAGGGGATGTCGGGATTCATGAGCATCACGGGACAGGCTGCGACGGGTCCGACCCGCGCCGGCATCGCGCTGGCGGATTTGACCTGCGCCACCACGGCCTGCCGGGGCATCCTGCTTGCGTTGTTGGCCCGCGAGCGCACCGGACAGGGGCAGGAGGTCCAGGTCGCGATCGTCAACGCCATGGTCGCGTTGCTCACCTGGAGCGCCGGGATGTACTTTGAAACGGACACCCCGCCCGGGGTGGCCGGAAACCATCATCCGCTGTCGTCACCGTTCGGCGTCTATCAGGCGCAGGACGGTCCCTTCAACCTGTGCTCCGGCAACGAGGTGATGTGGAAGCGGTTGTGCGACGCCTTGGGACACCCCGAACTGCTGGAGGATCCCCGGTTTCGCACGAACAACGATCGCGTCGCGCACCGGGAGGAACTGAATCCGATTTTGAACGCGGCGTTTCAGGCGCGAACCAAGGCGGAGTGGGTCGCCTTCCTCAACGAGCGGGGTATTGCCTGCGGCCCGATCTACAACCTGGCGGAGGTCTTTCGCGACCCCCAGATCCTCGATCAGCAGATGCTGGTGGAGATGCCGCACCCGATTCACGGCAAGGTGAAACTGCTCGGGATGCCAGTGAAATTGTCCGAGACCCCGGGGGCGTTCCGGCTGCCCCCGCCGCTGTTGGGGGAACACACGGAAGAGGTGCTGCGCGAGGTCGGGTATACCGATCAGCGCATCGAGGAACTGCGCGCTGCCCACGTCATCGGGCGTCCCCCGCAGCGCTCGTCGCGGGACGTGCGGAAGGCCTGA
- a CDS encoding enoyl-CoA hydratase yields the protein MEDLVVAERGAVTTLVFNRPAKRNAISFEMWQALPSLLADLAVDTNLRVLVIRGAGEEAFASGADISEFGRVRADRTTARRYSRTVEAADRSLAEFPRPTIAMIHGFCVGGGLEVALACDLRFAARTARFGITAARLGIIYGLASTRRLASIVGPSHARDILFSGRLLGVEEVQTMGLVNRVCDPGTLESQTYEYAHHLAEQAPLSQRGAKLMLQHLLGEGEMTESVLAAFVERAYESDDYREGVRAFLEKRRPRFQGR from the coding sequence ATGGAAGATTTGGTCGTTGCAGAGCGCGGTGCTGTGACGACGCTGGTGTTCAACCGACCGGCGAAGCGAAACGCGATCAGCTTTGAGATGTGGCAGGCGCTCCCATCCCTGCTCGCAGACCTTGCGGTCGATACGAACCTCCGCGTGCTGGTCATCCGGGGCGCCGGCGAAGAGGCGTTCGCTTCGGGCGCCGATATTTCGGAGTTCGGGCGCGTGCGGGCTGATCGCACGACGGCGCGGCGGTACAGCCGGACGGTGGAAGCCGCCGATCGATCGCTGGCCGAGTTCCCCAGGCCCACGATCGCGATGATCCACGGGTTCTGCGTCGGGGGCGGCCTCGAGGTGGCGCTTGCCTGCGATCTGCGGTTTGCGGCGCGTACCGCTCGGTTCGGTATCACCGCGGCGCGGCTGGGCATCATCTACGGCCTCGCGAGTACGCGGCGGCTCGCGAGCATCGTGGGCCCGAGTCACGCCCGCGACATCCTATTCAGCGGACGGCTCCTGGGCGTTGAGGAGGTTCAAACCATGGGCCTCGTGAACCGGGTCTGCGACCCCGGCACGCTGGAATCGCAAACATACGAATATGCGCATCATCTGGCGGAGCAGGCCCCGTTGTCACAGCGGGGTGCAAAGCTGATGTTGCAGCATCTCCTCGGCGAGGGTGAGATGACGGAGTCGGTCCTGGCAGCGTTCGTCGAGCGAGCATACGAGAGTGACGACTATCGCGAGGGGGTGCGGGCGTTCCTCGAGAAGCGCCGGCCCCGCTTCCAGGGGAGGTAG